A portion of the Novosphingobium sp. KA1 genome contains these proteins:
- the tkt gene encoding transketolase, translating to MTLAADRLAPMANAIRALSMDAVQAANSGHPGMPMGMADVATVLFSKFLKFDPAAPKWADRDRFVLSAGHGSMLIYSLLHLTGYASPTMDDIRNFRQLGSVCAGHPENFLIEGVECTTGPLGQGLAMAVGMAMAERQLNATFGDDLVDHKTWVIAGDGCLMEGINHEAIGLAGTLKLGRLKVLWDDNKITIDGDTSLSTSEDIPARYRASGWDVFECDGHDFADIERALAQAAASDKPTLVACKTVIGKGAPNKQGGHDVHGAALGEAEVAAAREYLGWTSAPFEIPAEILADWRSLGQAGAKAHAEWFVRLGASDKADEFTRRMAGELPEGDAIRAKLAEWLEGDATVATRKASENWLNVLAPAIPEMIGGSADLTGSNNTKAKCQEPFTPDNFGGRYVYYGIREFGMAAAMNGMALHGGVIPYGGTFLIFSDYCRNAIRLSALQQTRAIYVLTHDSIGLGEDGPTHQPVEHVMSMRLIPNLYVFRPADVIETAECWNVALESQDTPSVLALTRQNLPQLRKTGDMLSARGAYTLRHAEADRKVILIATGSEVELAVKVRAELESQGIGADVVSMPCMELFAAQDEAYQHEVLPHDASILKVSIEAGTTMGWERYTAQSRNGGLNIGLDRFGASAPAKDLFARFGFTVEAIVPKILNKLSV from the coding sequence ATGACCCTTGCTGCCGACCGTCTCGCGCCGATGGCCAACGCCATTCGCGCGCTTTCCATGGACGCGGTCCAGGCCGCCAACAGCGGCCACCCCGGCATGCCGATGGGCATGGCCGATGTTGCCACCGTCCTGTTCTCCAAGTTTCTCAAGTTCGATCCCGCAGCGCCCAAGTGGGCCGACCGCGACCGCTTCGTGCTGTCGGCCGGTCACGGTTCGATGCTGATCTACTCGCTGCTTCACCTGACCGGCTATGCCAGCCCGACGATGGACGACATCCGCAATTTCCGTCAGCTGGGCTCGGTCTGCGCCGGCCACCCGGAAAACTTCCTGATCGAAGGCGTGGAATGCACCACCGGTCCGCTCGGCCAGGGCCTGGCCATGGCGGTCGGCATGGCGATGGCGGAGCGCCAGCTCAACGCCACTTTCGGTGACGATCTGGTCGACCACAAGACCTGGGTCATCGCCGGCGACGGCTGCCTCATGGAAGGCATCAACCACGAGGCCATCGGTCTTGCCGGCACGCTCAAGCTGGGCCGTCTCAAGGTCCTGTGGGACGACAACAAGATCACCATCGACGGCGACACCTCGCTTTCGACCAGCGAAGACATCCCGGCGCGCTACCGCGCTTCGGGCTGGGACGTGTTCGAATGCGACGGCCATGACTTCGCCGACATCGAACGCGCGCTGGCTCAGGCTGCCGCTTCGGACAAGCCGACGCTGGTCGCCTGCAAGACCGTGATCGGCAAGGGTGCCCCCAACAAGCAGGGCGGCCATGACGTCCACGGCGCCGCGCTGGGCGAGGCCGAAGTGGCCGCTGCCCGTGAATACCTGGGCTGGACTTCGGCTCCCTTCGAAATCCCGGCGGAAATCCTCGCCGACTGGCGTTCGCTCGGGCAGGCCGGCGCCAAGGCCCATGCCGAATGGTTCGTGCGCCTCGGCGCTTCGGACAAGGCGGACGAATTCACCCGCCGCATGGCCGGTGAACTGCCGGAAGGCGATGCGATCCGCGCCAAGCTGGCCGAATGGCTGGAAGGCGATGCCACCGTCGCAACCCGCAAGGCTTCGGAAAACTGGCTGAACGTGCTGGCCCCGGCGATCCCCGAGATGATCGGCGGTTCGGCCGACCTTACCGGTTCGAACAACACCAAGGCCAAGTGCCAGGAACCGTTCACCCCGGACAACTTCGGCGGCCGCTATGTCTATTACGGCATCCGTGAGTTCGGCATGGCCGCGGCCATGAACGGCATGGCGCTGCACGGCGGCGTGATCCCCTACGGCGGCACCTTCCTGATCTTCTCGGATTACTGCCGCAATGCGATCCGCCTCTCGGCGCTGCAGCAGACCCGTGCGATCTACGTGCTGACCCACGATTCGATCGGCCTTGGCGAAGACGGCCCGACCCACCAGCCGGTCGAGCACGTCATGTCGATGCGCCTAATCCCGAACCTCTACGTGTTCCGTCCGGCCGACGTCATCGAGACGGCGGAATGCTGGAACGTGGCCCTGGAATCGCAGGATACGCCTTCGGTGCTGGCGCTTACCCGCCAGAACCTGCCGCAGCTGCGCAAGACCGGCGACATGCTTTCGGCGCGCGGCGCCTATACGCTTCGCCACGCCGAAGCGGATCGCAAGGTGATCCTGATCGCCACCGGTTCGGAAGTCGAGCTGGCGGTCAAGGTCCGTGCCGAGCTGGAATCGCAGGGCATCGGCGCCGACGTCGTCTCGATGCCGTGCATGGAGCTCTTCGCCGCCCAGGATGAAGCCTATCAGCACGAAGTCCTGCCCCATGATGCGTCGATCCTGAAGGTCTCGATCGAGGCCGGCACGACCATGGGCTGGGAACGCTACACCGCACAGAGCCGCAACGGCGGCCTGAACATCGGTCTC
- a CDS encoding DUF2842 domain-containing protein, translating into MRETPTLRIPLGVLGLFAALIAYGVLIARYLAPVIEGWHPLLQTPVYVVLGVVWLLPLKRFLIWMETGRWG; encoded by the coding sequence TTGCGCGAGACTCCAACCCTGCGAATCCCGCTGGGCGTATTGGGGCTATTTGCCGCCCTGATCGCCTATGGCGTGCTGATTGCACGCTATCTGGCCCCGGTGATCGAAGGATGGCACCCTTTGCTTCAGACGCCCGTCTACGTGGTTCTGGGAGTGGTTTGGCTGCTACCGCTCAAGCGGTTCCTGATCTGGATGGAAACCGGGCGCTGGGGGTGA
- a CDS encoding cell division protein ZapA, with protein MSNVNLTIGGRSFTLACADGQEGHVEHLGRLIDEKAAAAGAVGQTETRMLLFAAIMLADEVHNLREQDAAPPPAPPLTSPPAPAASEENASLPPEMLDRLAKIADSIENLASLLEEAQESP; from the coding sequence ATGAGCAACGTCAATCTCACCATCGGCGGTCGCAGCTTCACGCTGGCCTGCGCGGACGGTCAGGAAGGCCATGTCGAGCATCTCGGCCGCCTGATCGACGAGAAGGCAGCCGCAGCCGGCGCCGTCGGCCAGACCGAGACGCGCATGCTGCTGTTTGCAGCCATCATGCTGGCCGACGAAGTGCATAACCTGCGCGAACAAGACGCCGCACCGCCTCCCGCGCCACCCCTGACATCCCCCCCGGCACCTGCTGCCAGCGAGGAAAATGCCTCCCTGCCCCCGGAAATGCTCGATCGGCTGGCGAAAATTGCCGATAGCATCGAAAATCTCGCAAGCCTCCTTGAGGAAGCGCAAGAGAGCCCCTAA
- a CDS encoding 5-formyltetrahydrofolate cyclo-ligase codes for MGPPVDSSLPLSPAAEKAALRKKHRAARTEHVASLPQQLRALMLNRPPAPVAEMMPEGLTIGLYAPVGDEAPAFGWARWLSENDRKIALPWFESRDAPMEFRLWANPFVEEQLAIGPWGALQPLADAAPVTPAIAIVPLLAFTAEGHRLGQGGGHYDRWLDANPDVPAIGLAWDCQLADTLPIEAHDRILDAVVTPTRIYEGAI; via the coding sequence ATGGGACCACCGGTGGATTCGTCACTCCCTCTCTCTCCCGCAGCCGAAAAGGCCGCTCTGCGCAAAAAGCATCGTGCCGCGCGCACGGAGCACGTCGCCTCGCTTCCGCAGCAGCTGCGCGCGCTGATGCTGAACCGCCCGCCCGCGCCCGTCGCCGAAATGATGCCCGAGGGGCTGACCATCGGTCTCTATGCTCCCGTAGGCGACGAGGCACCGGCCTTTGGCTGGGCGCGCTGGCTGTCGGAGAACGACCGCAAGATCGCCCTGCCCTGGTTCGAATCGCGCGACGCGCCGATGGAGTTCCGCCTCTGGGCAAATCCCTTCGTCGAAGAACAGCTTGCCATCGGCCCCTGGGGTGCGCTGCAACCACTGGCAGACGCAGCGCCCGTCACCCCCGCCATCGCCATCGTGCCGCTGCTCGCCTTCACTGCCGAGGGGCACCGACTGGGCCAGGGCGGCGGCCATTACGATCGCTGGCTCGATGCCAACCCGGACGTTCCGGCAATCGGGCTTGCATGGGACTGCCAACTCGCCGACACCCTTCCCATCGAAGCGCACGACCGCATCCTCGATGCCGTGGTGACACCGACGAGAATATACGAGGGAGCGATCTGA